From Staphylothermus hellenicus DSM 12710, a single genomic window includes:
- the glp gene encoding gephyrin-like molybdotransferase Glp yields the protein MVKFLGSLISVDEAVNKATRAFKDLVELRIIEKTVWDALYYVSAEDILALIDQPRYDRSAVDGYAVISSDTTGASPTNPAILRVKGYMSPSSTPEEYVVRNGEAVELATGAPLPLGADAVVMYEDTNRVGDEVEIYKPVPSGANVSRKGEDYRKGEVLVKKNTLLKPWHLSIIASTGINSVKVYEKLRIGVIGTGSELVEPGYKLSSGQIYNSTSVLVKNYVETLGLAKGKYYGVFPDEKEVLREALFKALRENHLVITTGGTGVSDEDVIRDIVDEYGEWVFRGVAMRPGRPTSAAIINDKPVFLLSGYPVAAWTGLEAIVSPTIYSILGLEKPVKPVVQGILARRVPNTVGYRSYIRVTTRIGPGNKVIVEPYMLKGSGILSSLVKTNGYIILYENIEGYEKGSIVDVILY from the coding sequence ATGGTGAAGTTCCTGGGCAGTTTGATCAGTGTTGATGAAGCTGTTAATAAAGCTACTAGGGCTTTTAAGGATCTTGTAGAGTTAAGGATTATTGAGAAAACTGTTTGGGACGCACTATATTATGTTTCCGCAGAAGATATTTTAGCATTAATTGATCAGCCTAGATATGATAGGTCCGCTGTTGATGGATACGCTGTTATAAGCTCTGACACTACAGGTGCATCACCAACTAACCCTGCAATATTAAGGGTTAAGGGATACATGTCTCCAAGCTCTACTCCAGAAGAATACGTTGTGAGAAATGGTGAAGCCGTTGAGTTAGCGACAGGCGCACCTCTACCATTGGGTGCTGATGCTGTTGTAATGTATGAGGATACTAATCGTGTAGGAGACGAAGTCGAAATATACAAGCCCGTGCCTAGTGGGGCTAATGTTTCCAGGAAAGGCGAGGATTATAGGAAAGGCGAGGTTCTTGTTAAGAAGAATACCCTGCTTAAACCATGGCATTTATCAATTATAGCAAGCACAGGGATTAATTCTGTAAAGGTTTATGAGAAGCTGAGAATAGGAGTTATAGGGACGGGATCAGAGCTTGTTGAGCCAGGATATAAGCTTAGCAGTGGACAAATATATAATTCAACAAGTGTGCTTGTGAAAAACTATGTTGAAACACTAGGACTCGCCAAGGGCAAATACTATGGAGTATTTCCAGACGAGAAAGAAGTATTAAGGGAAGCATTATTTAAAGCATTGAGAGAAAACCACTTAGTCATAACCACTGGTGGAACCGGTGTAAGCGATGAAGATGTTATCCGAGACATCGTTGATGAATATGGTGAATGGGTGTTTAGAGGGGTCGCTATGAGGCCTGGTAGACCTACAAGTGCAGCAATAATTAATGATAAACCAGTCTTTCTACTAAGTGGTTACCCTGTTGCTGCATGGACAGGTCTTGAAGCAATTGTTTCTCCAACAATATATAGTATTTTAGGCTTGGAAAAGCCTGTTAAACCAGTTGTTCAAGGCATTCTAGCACGCCGAGTACCTAATACAGTGGGTTATAGAAGCTATATACGAGTAACTACACGTATCGGCCCCGGCAACAAAGTAATTGTTGAACCATACATGTTGAAGGGAAGCGGAATATTGTCTAGCCTTGTAAAAACAAATGGCTATATAATACTATATGAGAATATAGAGGGCTATGAGAAGGGGAGCATTGTAGACGTAATACTATATTAG
- a CDS encoding MBL fold metallo-hydrolase → MESLREVLMNAGLEIVWFDSLGAKSSCIAINIDGDECILIDPGAAAMQPSYPLPRQEKIVLRRKAVHRIRSVARRCSTIIITHYHYDHHILLSDKNLENENIYAGKKLYIKDPNKYINYSQWRRSRLFLEQILNSQNLRLNDFYVKPWQKRFPDPVDNLKYIHERNYGDYMVRRRELLLKGKQWFRKLVDYWKRNPWIKDNIVLPGNTRIFLGDGRKLRVGKTYIEIYPPWFHGIEYDKTGWVTPIYIVNKGYKIFYTSDLMGPIIEDYAYHIHDLSLDIVVVDGPPTYLYPYMFNKINLNRAIDNMIKIIDSKPEIIIYDHHLLRDANWRKHVRKVIDYARSNEVALVTAAEAIGEKPLIDKILEQTHSSNQNHRN, encoded by the coding sequence TTGGAATCGTTGAGAGAAGTATTAATGAATGCTGGATTAGAAATAGTATGGTTTGATAGTTTAGGAGCTAAATCATCATGTATAGCCATAAATATTGATGGAGACGAATGTATCCTCATAGATCCTGGAGCAGCAGCTATGCAGCCAAGCTATCCATTGCCTAGACAAGAAAAAATTGTTCTTAGGAGGAAAGCTGTTCATAGAATAAGATCCGTTGCCAGGCGGTGCTCAACAATAATTATTACCCACTATCACTACGACCACCATATTCTCTTAAGCGATAAGAATTTAGAGAATGAAAACATATATGCTGGTAAAAAACTCTACATCAAGGATCCCAACAAGTATATTAATTATAGCCAGTGGAGAAGATCCAGATTATTCCTAGAACAAATCCTTAATAGTCAAAATCTTAGACTAAACGACTTCTATGTGAAGCCTTGGCAGAAAAGGTTTCCTGACCCAGTTGATAATCTTAAATATATTCATGAAAGAAACTATGGAGACTACATGGTTAGGAGAAGAGAACTATTATTGAAAGGCAAGCAATGGTTCCGGAAACTCGTTGATTATTGGAAAAGGAATCCGTGGATAAAGGATAACATTGTTTTACCAGGTAATACTAGGATATTTCTCGGTGATGGACGAAAACTACGGGTGGGGAAAACATATATTGAGATTTACCCGCCATGGTTTCACGGCATAGAATATGATAAAACTGGATGGGTAACACCCATATATATCGTGAATAAAGGCTACAAAATATTTTATACAAGCGATTTAATGGGCCCTATAATCGAGGATTATGCGTACCACATACATGATCTATCCCTAGATATAGTGGTAGTAGATGGGCCGCCAACATATTTATACCCATACATGTTTAACAAGATAAACCTCAATAGAGCAATAGATAATATGATTAAAATAATTGATTCAAAACCTGAAATAATAATCTATGATCACCACTTACTGAGAGATGCTAATTGGAGAAAACACGTTAGAAAAGTAATAGATTATGCCCGATCAAACGAGGTAGCACTAGTCACAGCAGCTGAAGCAATAGGTGAAAAACCATTAATAGATAAAATACTTGAACAAACACATTCCTCAAACCAGAACCATAGAAACTAG
- a CDS encoding elongator complex protein 3 — translation MLSSVKARLGKIRKPSRMLSGVSVVAVMTHPIPCPFNCYYCPGGPEYNAPKSYFGNEPALRRARRNQFHPYKQVWNRLLQYEYLKQVPSKVEIIVMGGTFLAARQRYKEWFITMIFEALNRYPDPNPPRKWDLESAQLRNETANHRCVGLTIETRPDYGYEKHADEMLYYGATRVELGVQSIYDDVLLRVNRGHGVAESIKSTRILKDAGFKIVYHIMLGLPGSDPDRDIEMMKEIFENPDFRPDMLKIYPTEVVEGTVLYQWWREGRYKPYDDETAIEVISEMYRYIPKYVRVMRIRRDIPAPEVVAGTKKSNLREYVEKRCMEKGIKINEIRFREVGLQAWKYGRIPDPKHIEITRTTYEASGGIEEFLAVEDTRNDIIIGFLRMRIPSEKAHRPEVDSRTAIIRELHVYGPELPVGIHGESWQHKGWGAKLLKEAERIAVEEYDAKKMLVLSGIGVREYYRKYGYYRPPNSPYMHKILS, via the coding sequence ATCTTGAGCAGCGTCAAAGCAAGATTGGGAAAGATTAGGAAACCCTCTAGGATGCTTAGCGGTGTTAGCGTAGTTGCTGTTATGACGCATCCAATACCCTGTCCATTCAACTGTTATTATTGTCCTGGAGGACCAGAATATAATGCTCCAAAAAGCTATTTCGGAAACGAGCCAGCTTTGAGGAGAGCTCGTAGAAACCAGTTTCACCCATATAAGCAGGTTTGGAATAGACTGCTTCAATACGAGTATCTCAAACAAGTTCCTAGCAAGGTTGAAATCATAGTTATGGGTGGGACTTTCCTAGCGGCTCGGCAGAGGTATAAGGAATGGTTTATAACAATGATCTTTGAAGCACTCAACAGGTATCCGGACCCGAATCCTCCTAGGAAATGGGATCTGGAGAGTGCACAGTTGAGGAATGAGACTGCTAATCATAGATGTGTTGGTTTAACAATTGAGACTAGGCCCGATTATGGATATGAGAAGCATGCTGATGAAATGCTATACTATGGTGCTACACGTGTTGAGCTAGGTGTTCAAAGCATCTATGACGATGTCTTGTTAAGAGTTAATAGGGGGCATGGTGTTGCTGAATCAATAAAGTCTACTAGAATACTTAAGGATGCAGGTTTTAAAATAGTATACCATATAATGCTTGGATTACCCGGCAGCGATCCCGATAGAGATATTGAGATGATGAAGGAAATATTTGAGAACCCAGATTTTAGACCAGACATGCTGAAGATTTATCCAACAGAAGTTGTTGAAGGAACAGTTCTATACCAGTGGTGGAGGGAGGGCAGGTATAAGCCATACGATGATGAAACAGCTATTGAGGTTATATCGGAGATGTACAGGTATATACCGAAATATGTTAGAGTAATGAGGATTAGAAGAGACATACCAGCACCAGAAGTTGTAGCTGGAACTAAGAAGTCTAATCTTAGAGAATATGTTGAGAAGAGATGCATGGAGAAAGGGATCAAGATAAACGAGATCAGGTTTAGAGAAGTAGGATTACAAGCTTGGAAATATGGTAGAATCCCTGATCCAAAACATATAGAGATAACTAGGACAACATATGAAGCAAGCGGTGGGATAGAGGAGTTTTTAGCTGTTGAAGATACAAGAAACGATATCATAATAGGATTCCTACGCATGCGTATACCAAGCGAGAAAGCGCATAGACCAGAAGTAGATAGTAGAACAGCAATCATTAGGGAACTACATGTTTACGGTCCAGAACTACCAGTTGGAATACATGGAGAATCATGGCAGCACAAAGGATGGGGAGCAAAATTGTTGAAGGAAGCAGAGAGAATAGCTGTCGAAGAATATGATGCTAAGAAAATGCTTGTCCTATCAGGAATAGGAGTTAGAGAATACTATCGCAAATACGGATACTATAGACCACCAAATAGCCCATACATGCATAAAATACTTTCCTAA
- a CDS encoding nucleotidyltransferase domain-containing protein, with translation MSREKVDPLIEEIITDFKNKIEEKLRIKIDEIIVFGSRARGDYRVDSDIDLIIISREWRGTILDRMKHIYKLWNYELDATLIPLKPDELEEKIHSSITLRDARKYWIRIKF, from the coding sequence TTGTCAAGGGAAAAAGTTGATCCATTAATTGAAGAAATCATTACTGACTTCAAGAATAAAATTGAGGAAAAACTCAGGATCAAAATAGATGAGATCATAGTATTTGGCTCGAGAGCTAGAGGAGACTACAGAGTTGATAGTGATATAGATCTAATTATTATTAGTCGTGAATGGAGAGGAACAATACTTGATAGAATGAAACATATCTACAAACTCTGGAACTATGAACTTGACGCAACACTAATACCTTTAAAACCAGATGAGCTGGAAGAAAAAATACATAGCTCAATAACCCTTAGAGATGCGAGGAAATACTGGATACGTATAAAGTTTTGA
- a CDS encoding HEPN domain-containing protein, whose protein sequence is MLREEVYWWLELAKRDLERAKRAIEYDDRVSMVFWSQQAVEKALKALALAVKRDIPKTHNIRRLKEFIGLDLGLSSELWEKAYELTQYYYISLYPDIVEGVPDQVISSKTGREAVEIAEKIVEAVMNEVKRIVKGKS, encoded by the coding sequence ATGCTGCGTGAAGAAGTGTATTGGTGGCTTGAACTAGCGAAGAGAGATTTGGAGAGAGCTAAGAGAGCTATAGAATATGATGATAGAGTATCAATGGTTTTCTGGAGCCAACAAGCTGTTGAGAAAGCTTTGAAAGCATTAGCTCTAGCAGTTAAGAGAGATATTCCTAAAACACATAATATAAGGAGGTTAAAGGAATTCATCGGCTTAGACTTGGGTTTATCATCTGAATTATGGGAGAAAGCTTATGAGCTAACTCAATACTATTACATATCTCTCTACCCAGACATTGTTGAGGGAGTACCTGATCAAGTAATATCTTCTAAAACTGGGAGAGAAGCTGTTGAAATTGCTGAAAAAATTGTTGAAGCAGTTATGAATGAGGTCAAGAGAATTGTCAAGGGAAAAAGTTGA